From Thermoplasmata archaeon, a single genomic window includes:
- a CDS encoding S8 family serine peptidase: MKRCTKVAVIAAFLAIVVVGSVFWVMSTYKATPATEKEVVYVSANPMQIQMLEKSGIHILEKYDNYILVEVTGEEKAVLEKNRFEVANVDNAILLRNYQFDPLQGESGLQNVGSDVKIVQFIGPVKDSWKTALVNLGCEIYWYVPNNAFLVKVPSSSLSLVKKLSFVRWVGEYLPAYKVDTALSGMGEAKVSISLLEPEALGGVMSVINSYGGEVIKASSTRVIAKLSQAGIRAVAELAGVEFVSPYYEMKILNNNAQWITQTGISENRKIWDKGIHGEGQIVGESDTGIDYDHAAFRDPNVQIVQNQVNQNHRKIVLYKNFADGKDLDSSGHGTHVAGTIAGDDSYVGGTSSYDGMAYKAKLAFADIGGSGDSLSGIPSDLNDLFGPLYSAGARIISNSWGASTNTYDDDARMVDLFMWNYKDCLILFANGNSGSSGASTVGSPATAKSVVSVGASQNSPNQNNVAYFSSRGPTADGRMKPTLTAVGYSLYSADSDGNLNSNNAGYISMAGTSMATPCAAGNAALVRQYFTEGWYPTGTKNPANAITPSAALLKAVLMVGGVELTGSYSDMNNEGKFPNNSQGWGRINLDNSLYFSGDTLGLQIVDETTGITTGQYKEYQYTISSNAQPFKVILTWTDYPGTVGASKALVNNLDLKVTAPDGSVYLGNVFSGKNPGHSVTGGTADSVNAEEGVILPTPVTGTYTIRVTATSVPNGPQPFALALIGAFGSGGSDTTPPVISNVAASGITANSATITWTTDEASTSVVEYGTTTSYGQTATGSSGVTSHSVTLSGLTASTTYHFRVKSADAAGNLATSSDYTFTTSSASDTTPPVISNVAASGITANSATITWTTDEASTSVVEYGTTTSYGQTATGSSGVTSHSVTLSGLTASTTYHFRVKSADAAGNLATSSDYTFTTLANSTDVVVLTDGVAATGSLSATKDAKYYMLSVAAGKTLLKIELTGPSGTDFDLYAKLGAKPTTSTYDYRSIGSTSTETINVTNPSAGDWYFMVYSYSGSGTFTIKATTSTSSTNVTQLTDGVAATGSLSASKDGKYYSITIPSGKAQLKIEMTGPSGTDFDVYVKLGAMPTTSSYDYSGTTSSASETVSITNPAAGTWYIYVYSYSGSGTFTIKASTSTSTDTGQLTDGVAKTGSLSATGAKAYYYITIPSGKSQLKIELTGPSGTDFDLYVKLGANPSTSSYDYRSIGSTSTETITISSPAGGTWYIMIYSYSGSGSFTIKATSS, translated from the coding sequence ATGAAGAGATGCACAAAGGTGGCAGTAATTGCCGCATTTTTGGCAATAGTTGTAGTGGGTAGTGTTTTCTGGGTGATGAGTACCTACAAAGCGACACCAGCGACTGAGAAAGAAGTTGTGTATGTATCTGCAAATCCAATGCAGATCCAGATGCTTGAAAAATCAGGCATTCATATCCTCGAAAAGTACGATAATTATATACTTGTAGAGGTAACGGGAGAGGAGAAAGCGGTACTGGAGAAAAATAGATTTGAAGTTGCAAATGTGGATAATGCAATTCTTCTCCGAAACTACCAGTTCGATCCACTCCAGGGTGAGTCTGGACTTCAGAACGTTGGCTCTGATGTGAAAATTGTGCAGTTCATAGGTCCAGTGAAGGATTCATGGAAAACTGCACTTGTAAATCTGGGTTGTGAGATTTACTGGTATGTCCCAAACAACGCATTCCTAGTCAAGGTTCCCTCGTCCTCCCTTTCTTTAGTGAAAAAACTCTCGTTTGTTAGATGGGTGGGCGAATATCTGCCTGCCTACAAGGTTGATACTGCCTTGAGCGGCATGGGAGAAGCAAAGGTAAGTATTTCGTTGCTGGAGCCAGAGGCTCTTGGCGGGGTGATGAGTGTAATAAATTCTTATGGCGGAGAGGTGATAAAGGCAAGCAGTACAAGGGTCATTGCAAAACTATCCCAGGCAGGCATAAGGGCAGTGGCAGAGTTGGCAGGTGTTGAGTTCGTCTCACCCTATTATGAAATGAAAATCCTGAACAACAATGCTCAGTGGATTACCCAGACAGGCATCTCTGAGAACAGAAAAATCTGGGATAAAGGTATTCACGGAGAAGGACAGATTGTAGGAGAGAGTGATACAGGAATTGACTATGACCATGCTGCATTCAGAGACCCGAATGTGCAGATTGTGCAGAACCAGGTAAACCAGAACCACAGGAAGATCGTTCTCTACAAAAATTTTGCAGATGGAAAGGACTTGGATAGCTCAGGCCACGGAACCCATGTAGCGGGCACAATTGCAGGCGATGACTCCTATGTGGGCGGCACAAGTTCCTATGATGGTATGGCATACAAGGCAAAGCTGGCATTCGCAGACATTGGAGGCTCAGGAGATAGCCTTTCTGGAATTCCTTCTGATTTAAATGACCTCTTTGGGCCTCTTTATAGTGCAGGTGCAAGAATCATTTCAAACTCTTGGGGTGCCTCTACTAACACCTATGATGATGATGCAAGGATGGTCGATTTGTTCATGTGGAACTACAAGGATTGTCTGATTCTGTTTGCGAACGGAAACTCAGGCTCATCTGGAGCAAGCACAGTGGGTTCTCCGGCAACTGCAAAAAGTGTGGTAAGTGTCGGTGCTTCCCAGAACAGCCCAAATCAGAACAATGTAGCTTACTTCTCAAGCAGAGGGCCAACAGCAGATGGGAGAATGAAGCCCACACTCACAGCAGTTGGATATAGCTTGTATTCTGCAGATTCAGATGGGAACCTCAATTCAAATAACGCGGGTTACATAAGTATGGCTGGTACAAGCATGGCAACCCCATGTGCGGCTGGAAATGCAGCTCTTGTAAGGCAATATTTCACAGAGGGTTGGTATCCGACTGGCACAAAGAATCCAGCAAATGCAATTACACCTTCAGCTGCTCTGCTAAAAGCGGTGCTGATGGTTGGTGGTGTTGAGCTAACTGGCTCCTATAGTGATATGAACAACGAGGGCAAATTCCCGAACAACAGCCAGGGCTGGGGCAGAATTAACCTTGACAATTCTCTCTATTTCTCAGGTGATACACTTGGTCTTCAGATTGTCGACGAGACCACAGGTATTACTACAGGCCAGTATAAGGAGTACCAGTACACAATATCCTCAAATGCTCAGCCTTTCAAAGTGATTCTCACCTGGACAGATTACCCGGGCACAGTTGGTGCCTCAAAGGCGCTTGTGAACAACCTGGACTTGAAGGTAACGGCACCAGATGGTAGTGTCTATCTGGGAAATGTGTTTTCAGGCAAGAACCCAGGGCACTCCGTTACTGGTGGAACAGCTGACTCAGTAAATGCTGAAGAAGGTGTAATACTGCCAACACCAGTTACTGGTACCTATACAATCCGTGTTACTGCTACGAGTGTGCCGAATGGTCCACAGCCATTTGCACTTGCGCTGATTGGTGCCTTCGGCTCTGGTGGAAGCGATACAACACCACCGGTAATTTCAAATGTGGCAGCAAGTGGGATAACAGCAAACTCAGCAACAATTACCTGGACAACGGACGAGGCAAGCACAAGTGTTGTGGAATACGGTACAACAACCTCGTATGGACAGACCGCAACTGGCTCAAGTGGTGTTACTTCCCACTCAGTTACACTGTCAGGATTAACCGCCTCAACCACTTATCACTTCAGGGTTAAGTCCGCAGATGCAGCAGGCAACCTTGCAACCAGCTCTGACTACACATTCACAACCTCATCTGCTAGTGACACAACACCACCGGTAATTTCAAATGTGGCAGCAAGTGGGATAACAGCAAACTCAGCAACAATTACCTGGACAACGGACGAGGCTAGCACAAGTGTCGTGGAATACGGTACAACAACCTCTTATGGCCAGACCGCAACTGGTTCAAGTGGAGTTACTTCCCACTCAGTTACACTGTCAGGATTAACCGCCTCAACCACCTATCACTTCAGGGTTAAGTCCGCAGATGCAGCAGGCAACCTTGCAACTAGTTCTGACTACACATTCACCACTCTCGCAAATTCCACGGATGTGGTTGTTCTTACAGATGGCGTTGCAGCAACTGGCTCACTGAGTGCAACCAAAGATGCAAAGTACTATATGCTGAGTGTAGCTGCGGGCAAGACCTTGTTGAAAATTGAGCTTACAGGACCAAGTGGTACTGACTTTGACCTCTATGCAAAGCTGGGTGCAAAGCCAACGACTTCCACCTATGATTACCGAAGCATTGGATCAACCTCAACAGAGACAATTAATGTCACAAATCCCTCAGCTGGAGATTGGTATTTCATGGTGTACTCCTACTCTGGTTCTGGGACATTCACAATCAAAGCCACAACAAGCACCTCAAGCACCAATGTTACCCAACTTACAGATGGAGTTGCAGCGACTGGTTCACTGAGTGCCTCAAAGGATGGAAAGTACTACAGCATAACAATACCCTCTGGCAAGGCACAGCTCAAAATTGAAATGACTGGTCCAAGCGGCACTGATTTCGATGTTTATGTAAAGCTCGGTGCAATGCCAACAACTTCAAGCTACGATTACAGTGGCACGACCTCTTCCGCGTCTGAAACAGTGTCAATTACGAACCCAGCTGCAGGCACATGGTACATCTATGTGTACTCCTACTCTGGCTCTGGCACATTCACAATCAAAGCATCCACCTCAACCTCCACAGACACAGGGCAACTGACAGATGGCGTGGCAAAGACCGGCTCGTTGAGTGCAACGGGAGCAAAGGCATACTACTACATCACAATCCCCAGTGGAAAGAGCCAACTAAAGATTGAGCTCACAGGACCAAGTGGTACAGACTTCGACCTCTATGTAAAACTCGGTGCAAATCCATCCACCTCCTCCTACGACTACAGAAGCATCGGTTCAACATCTACAGAGACGATCACGATTTCGAGCCCTGCAGGTGGCACCTGGTACATCATGATATACTCCTACTCTGGCTCAGGTAGCTTCACAATCAAAGCCACCTCCTCTTAA